GCTTTTTAACGAAATTTCTGCCGAAAAGGATGGAAAAGTTCTCGAAATTTGCGTCCGAAACGGTCAAGTCGTTGAATATGGTCAAACACTTTTCTATATTGGCTAAAAATTTTTCAGACGACGAACCAGTTCGCCGTCTTTGTTTATTCTTAGGAAAAGAGGGATTTTTATGACGAAAGAAGAATTAAAAACAATTCTCCCCCACAGAGAACCCATGCTGCTTTTGGACGAAGCGGATCAAACCGGTGAAAACAGTGCAGAGGGACGTTATACCGTTCGCGGGGATGAATGGTTTTTAAAAGGCCATTTCCCGGGATACCCAATTGTTCCCGGTGTCATTCAGTGTGAAATGCTTGCACAGACCTGCTGCCTGCCGTTAAAGGAGCAATTAAAAGGGAAAACACCCCTTTATGCAGGCATGAACAAAGTACGATTTCACGGGCAGGTACGTCCCGGCGATACCCTGATTTTAAAATGTGAAATCACAAAATCCCGCCCTCCGTTTTATTTTGCTTCCGGAAAAGGATATATAAATGATAAAATGGTGGTTTCCGGCGAGTTTTCCTTTGCAGTCTCCGAGAAATGAGGTGCTCTTGTGTTCTCTAAAATTCTAATTGCAAACCGTGGAGAAATCGCTGTTCGGATTCTTCGCGCCTGTCGCGAGATGGGAATCTCAACAGTAGCAGTATACTCCGAAGCTGACCGAGATGCGCTGCACGTTTCTCTCGCCGACGAAGCCATTTGTATTGGGTCGGCTCCCGTAAGTGAAAGTTATCTGAATATGACGGCGATCCTGACTGCGGCCAGCATTACCGGTTCGGAAGCCATTCATCCGGGATATGGCCTTCTAAGTGAAAACGCCGAATTTGCCGATCTTTGCAGAACCTGCGGGATCACCTTTATCGGGCCGCCTGCCGAAGTTATCTCCGAAATGGGAGACAAAGATGCGGCGCGCCGAATGATGCAGGAGGCTGGCGTTCCGGTAATCCCCGGCAGTGAAGTCGTGGATACCTTGAAAGCAGCTTTTGCCGCTGCGCATGAAATTGGGTTTCCGCTTTTGGTAAAGGCCCGCTCCGGCGGCGGCGGACGTGGAATTCGCTTAGTAGAGCGCGAAGAAGACTTTGAAAATGCGTGGCGTACTGCTTCGGCAGAAGCACAAGCCTCATTTGGCGACGGCGGCGTTTATCTTGAAAAGTATCTTTATCCGGCAAAGCACATTGAAATGCAGCTGCTTTGCGACAAAGATGGAAACTGCGTAACGCTTGGCGAACGGGAATGTACAGTTCAGCGCCATCACCAAAAGCTTTTAGAGGAAAGTCCCAGCCCGGCAATTTCTGAGTCAATCCGCAAAAAGATGCAGGAGGCAGCTCTAAAAGCCGCAAAAGCCTGTGGTTATGTGGGCGCCGGAACAGTCGAATTTCTCTATTATGATGAAAAGTTCTACTTTATGGAAATGAATACCCGCCTGCAGGTGGAACATCCGGTTACAGAACTTGTTACGGGACTTGACCTCGTCAAATGGCAAATTCGAATTGCCGCGGGCATTCCGCTTAATTTCACACAAAAAGAAGTGATCCCTTCGGGTCATGCTCTGGAATGCCGTATCAATGCAGAAGATCCGGAACATGGATTTTTACCGAGCTGCGGTACCATTCGTCTTCTTCACATTCCTGGTGGCCCCTGCGTGCGTTTTGATACCGCTCTTTATCAAGGGTATACCGTTCCCCCGTTTTATGACAGCATGATCGGCAAACTGATCGTGGCTTCTTCCTCTCGGGAAGAAGCGATTCGCAAAATGCGCACTGCTTTATGTGAACTGATTATCGATGGAATCCATCATAATGTTGGGCTGCAATTGCAAATTTTGGATGATCCTACTTTTCGAAACGGCACCTACCGTACCGATTTTATGGATCTTTTGATGAAAGAAAAATAAGGAGAAGGTGAAAGAGTGCTGAATAAAGAATTATTCCAAAAGCCAAAAAACACACTGGAACAAGGAGGCGAAAATGCCTCTCATCCAAATATTCCGGGCAGATTATGTATTAGCTGTTCCAAATGCAAAAAGATTTTATTTGCGCACGATCTGGAAAAATCATTTTTTAAATGTCCGAAATGTGGCCATCTTTTGCATATGAGCGCTCGTGAGCGCATTGCCATGATGACTGATAAAGGTTCTTTCTCTGAACTGTTTGGAAAGCTACGCAGCAAAAACATTCTGGATTTTCCGGATTATAACAAAAAGCTTTCTCATTCCTTCCTTTCCACTCACGAACGAGAGGGCGTTGTCTGCGGAATTGCGCAAATTTGTCAGGAACCATGTGCGATCTTTGTCATGGACCCTAATTTTATGATGGGTTCCATGGGCACTGTGGTCGGAGAAAAGATCACTCGTCTTTTTGAATATGCTACCGAAAATCATTTGCCTGTTGTAGGCTGGACGGTTTCCGGCGGCGCGCGCATGCAGGAAGGGATTCTCTCTTTAATGCAGATGGCGAAGACCAGCGGTGCCGTAAAACTGCACAGCGATGCGGGACTTCTTTATATCGTTGTTTTGACCGATCCGACTACCGGCGGCGTTACGGCAAGTTTCGCAATGGAAGCAGATATTATCCTCGCTGAACCTCAGGCACTGATTGGATTTGCCGGGCCCCGTGTCATTAAACAGACAATTCGCCAAAAATTGCCTGCAGGGTTTCAACGCTCAGAATTTCTTTTAGAAAAAGGATTTGTCGATGCGCTTTCCAACCGGGAAACCCAAAAAGAACAACTCTCAAATTTTTTGAGCTTACATCATAATGAGGAGGCAGATTCCATATGAAAGCATATGAACGTGTTTTAGCGGCACGCGCAAAAGGGCGCCCTACTGCCTCTGATTTTCTTTTTCATTTGGTCTCCGATTTTACAGAGCTTCACGGTGACCGACGTTTTGGCGACGATCCCGCGGTCATTGCAGGGATCGGACGGCTTTGCGGAATGCCTGTAACAGTGATTGCATTGGAACGCGGCCATAATACGGCGGAGCGAGTC
This genomic window from Caproicibacterium sp. BJN0003 contains:
- a CDS encoding 3-hydroxyacyl-ACP dehydratase FabZ family protein, with translation MTKEELKTILPHREPMLLLDEADQTGENSAEGRYTVRGDEWFLKGHFPGYPIVPGVIQCEMLAQTCCLPLKEQLKGKTPLYAGMNKVRFHGQVRPGDTLILKCEITKSRPPFYFASGKGYINDKMVVSGEFSFAVSEK
- the accC gene encoding acetyl-CoA carboxylase biotin carboxylase subunit encodes the protein MFSKILIANRGEIAVRILRACREMGISTVAVYSEADRDALHVSLADEAICIGSAPVSESYLNMTAILTAASITGSEAIHPGYGLLSENAEFADLCRTCGITFIGPPAEVISEMGDKDAARRMMQEAGVPVIPGSEVVDTLKAAFAAAHEIGFPLLVKARSGGGGRGIRLVEREEDFENAWRTASAEAQASFGDGGVYLEKYLYPAKHIEMQLLCDKDGNCVTLGERECTVQRHHQKLLEESPSPAISESIRKKMQEAALKAAKACGYVGAGTVEFLYYDEKFYFMEMNTRLQVEHPVTELVTGLDLVKWQIRIAAGIPLNFTQKEVIPSGHALECRINAEDPEHGFLPSCGTIRLLHIPGGPCVRFDTALYQGYTVPPFYDSMIGKLIVASSSREEAIRKMRTALCELIIDGIHHNVGLQLQILDDPTFRNGTYRTDFMDLLMKEK
- the accD gene encoding acetyl-CoA carboxylase, carboxyltransferase subunit beta gives rise to the protein MLNKELFQKPKNTLEQGGENASHPNIPGRLCISCSKCKKILFAHDLEKSFFKCPKCGHLLHMSARERIAMMTDKGSFSELFGKLRSKNILDFPDYNKKLSHSFLSTHEREGVVCGIAQICQEPCAIFVMDPNFMMGSMGTVVGEKITRLFEYATENHLPVVGWTVSGGARMQEGILSLMQMAKTSGAVKLHSDAGLLYIVVLTDPTTGGVTASFAMEADIILAEPQALIGFAGPRVIKQTIRQKLPAGFQRSEFLLEKGFVDALSNRETQKEQLSNFLSLHHNEEADSI